Proteins from a single region of Carettochelys insculpta isolate YL-2023 chromosome 17, ASM3395843v1, whole genome shotgun sequence:
- the NPBWR2 gene encoding neuropeptides B/W receptor type 2 — MKPQHGSWPQKAGVENNSRMSNLNTTCNDTSNGRYLDNDTRSNFTFHEQSPDFYIVLPVIYSVICAVGLTGNTAVIYVILRAPKMKTVTNMFILNLAIADDLFTLVLPINIAEHLLHYWPFGEILCKIILSIDHYNIFSSIYFLTVMSIDRYLVVLATVRSKRMPHRTYRAARIVSLCIWALVTLIVLPFFIFANVYVDNLQVKSCALNFPKPERFWFKVSRIYTLILGFAIPVSTICILYTMMLYKLRNMHLNSNAKALDKAKKKVTIMVFIVLAVCLFCWTPFHLSTIVALTTDLTQTSLVIGIAYFITSLSYANSCLNPFLYAFLDDSFRKSFRKMLECRAA; from the coding sequence ATGAAACCACAACACGGTTCGTGGCCCCAGAAAGCTGGCGTGGAAAATAATTCCAGGATGAGCAATCTGAACACCACCTGCAATGACACAAGCAATGGCAGGTATTTGGACAATGACACCAGGTCCAACTTCACCTTCCATGAACAGTCTCCCGACTTCTACATTGTCCTCCCAGTTATTTACTCTGTGATCTGTGCAGTGGGGCTCACAGGCAACACTGCTGTCATCTATGTGATCCTCAGGGCCCCTAAGATGAAGACAGTGACCAATATGTTCATTCTGAACCTAGCTATAGCTGATGACTTGTTCACTTTGGTCCTGCCCATTAACATTGCTGAGCACCTGTTGCACTACTGGCCCTTTGGAGAAATCCTCTGCAAGATCATCCTGTCCATAGACCACTATAACATCTTCTCTAGCATTTATTTCCTGACGGTGATGAGTATAGACAGGTACCTGGTTGTCTTGGCCACTGTCAGGTCCAAGAGAATGCCCCATCGTACCTACCGAGCTGCGAGAATTGTCAGCCTGTGCATCTGGGCCCTGGTCACCCTCATAGTTCTCCCTTTCTTCATCTTTGCCAACGTCTATGTAGATAACCTGCAAGTTAAGAGCTGTGCTCTCAATTTCCCCAAACCTGAAAGGTTTTGGTTCAAGGTCAGCAGGATCTATACCCTCATCCTTGGCTTTGCCATCCCTGTATCCACCATCTGCATTCTGTATACCATGATGCTATATAAACTGAGGAACATGCATTTGAATTCAAATGCGAAAGCCCTGGACAAAGCCAAGAAAAAGGTCACCATTATGGTCTTCATTGTCCTGGCTGTGTGCCTCTTCTGCTGGACACCCTTCCACTTGTCCACCATTGTGGCATTGACCACTGACTTAACACAGACCTCCCTGGTCATTGGTATTGCCTACTTCATCACCAGTTTGAGCTATGCCAACTCATGCTTAAATCCTTTCCTGTATGCTTTCCTGGATGACAGTTTTCGGAAAAGCTTCAGAAAGATGCTTGAATGCAGAGCTGCTTAA